A stretch of Lathyrus oleraceus cultivar Zhongwan6 chromosome 6, CAAS_Psat_ZW6_1.0, whole genome shotgun sequence DNA encodes these proteins:
- the LOC127096310 gene encoding uncharacterized protein LOC127096310 has translation MGGSKASSTSEVGNGLPRCGCNETMKLLVSKSIENPGRKFWKCRNNMNGCGLFLWDDLVSEFAVKETNPSGCRQCEVNKAYLIEFAKEIVEEIDCRVGKLNKLEKLKKKIAMEKRKNLWLMFVIGLSWMLIATMVKLV, from the exons ATGGGTGGCAGCAAGGCATCTTCCACGAGTGAAGTTGGAAACGGCTTACCAAGATGTGGATGCAATGAAACCATGAAGTTGTTGGTCTCCAAGTCAATTGAAAACCCCGGTCGCAAATTTTGGAAATGCAGGAATAATATG AATGGGTGCGGTTTATTTTTGTGGGATGATTTGGTCAGTGAGTTTGCAGTGAAAGAAACCAATCCGTCTGGATGCCGCCAATGTGAAGTCAACAAGGcttatttgattgaatttgcTAAAGAGATTGTTGAGGAGATAGATTGCAGAGTCGGAAAGCTTAACAAGTTAGAAAAACTGAAGAAAAAGATTGCAATGGAAAAGAGGAAAAATTTATGGTTAATGTTTGTAATTGGTCTGTCATGGATGTTGATAGCAACTATGGTTAAGTTAGTCTAA